A genomic region of Acipenser ruthenus chromosome 9, fAciRut3.2 maternal haplotype, whole genome shotgun sequence contains the following coding sequences:
- the LOC117405889 gene encoding cilium assembly protein DZIP1-like isoform X3, whose protein sequence is MPFYNNVYYPFSSETPGTLSSAGIPSLLNSPQSQYPSSIPSRSAPAPVPAITGMVGGHLPAFKFRARDESVDWRRISVINVDRVASELDINTLQENIMAITFCNMDNERCPYCQNPVDPVLLKLFRLAQFNVEYLLHSQECLTCSLHTAEERITALGQEKEQIRGGMVKQSEEIQSLKEECKRRKKIITTQQTMIQAGVGNYHKCQHCDKAFMNYSFLQSHTQRRHLGEYDIAEKQKKGQTGKLQDEINKLKEQLELTRSQLETEQHAYMEKLSKEHEYQRTKEEEIIKRFEQWKDEEKDKLGGEIGKMREMFIKEFKELSTKNTALENELLEMKKSNVQLKSNIGVLKEDRDTDIKGEKNRYHEDLQSLKELLQKQRLQSSLSEDEKVSINFYKKIIEELGQKLKEQNAIICTQKEQIKEHYSKPPARITEYAILTPTPQVPVAKPVTHEQALSEHILEPIEELSEEDKVSDSTNILENETDCNQLLIRALKKNPSLTKELRPILEQTVEDKLETLGLKPGLSSGISSDHLNKIMVTMESQREKKEKKMPDFQNIREHLADKLRIKAQERRATLSSVLQMSTFDHLSSDKQKKSRSNSLPTSQRPQMMSKSNKKVSPQPVFRTKTPAPKTHTPKTPPFSSEEDSEGESFRKPHKEPKVILSNTPVPSSIKTMVKSVESDTDWTEESEIDPKRLQGYKKEATETNLLSTNIQEMIGDIEKQLASRGAKKKPVGGVDALQVPKRKEVIQELKFSEVDDDDWDISSLEEDKPPAAKLEKGQPAFIVRKSFESNSSTNTSIWGPSTTKGVHRTGFPEGDTTSTFRSSLATVTDWSEISDI, encoded by the exons ATG ccATTTTACAACAACGTGTATTATCCGTTTTCATCTGAAACCCCAGGGACTCTGTCATCGGCTGGGATACCTTCCTTACTGAATTCTCCTCAGAGCCAGTATCCCTCCAGCATTCCCTCGCGGTCTGCACCAGCACCAGTGCCTGCAATAACAGGGATGGTTGGGGGCCATTTGCCAGCCTTTAAATTCAGAGCACGTGATGAGAGTGTGGACTGGAGGAGGATCAGTGTCATCAATGTGGACAGAGTGGCCAGCGAACTTGACATCAACACGCTGCAGGAGAACATCATGGCCATCACATTCTGCAACATGGACAACGAAAGGTGTCCTTATTGTCAGAACCCAGTGGATCCAGTACTGCTGAAGCTTTTCAGGCTGGCCCAGTTCAATGTGGAATACCTGCTTCACTCTCAGGAATGTCTCACTTGCAGTCTGCACACTGCAGAGGAGAGGATAACTGCTTTGGGGCAGGAGAAAGAACAGATTAGGGGGGGAATGGTAAAGCAATCAGAGGAGATTCAATCGCTGAAGGAAGAATGCAAACGCAGGAAAAAGATCATCACCACCCAGCAGACAATGATTCAGGCTGGTGTCGGTAATTACCACAAG TGTCAGCATTGTGACAAGGCGTTCATGAACTACTCCTTTCTGCAAAGCCATACGCAACGACGTCACCTAGGAGAATATGATATTG CTGAAAAGCAGAAAAAAGGACAGACTGGTAAACTCCAAGATGAGATCAACAAGCTGAAGGAGCAGTTAGAGCTTACAAGATCCCAGCTAGAAACTGAACAACACGCATACATGGAAAAACTTTCCAAG GAACATGAATATCAGCGGACAAAGGAAGAAGAAATTATAAAGAGATTTGAACAGTGGAAGGATGAAGAAAAAGACAAGCTTGGTGGAGAAATAGGCAAAATGAGAGAGATGTTCATTAAAGAATTCAAGGAGTTGTCTACTAAAAACACTGCTTTAGAAAAT GAACTTTTAGAGATGAAGAAGTCCAATGTACAGTTGAAGTCTAACATTGGAGTTCTAAAGGAAGACAGAGACACTGACATTAAAGGGGAGAAAAATAGGTACCATGAGGATCTTCAAAGTCTTAAAGAGCTGCTTCAAAAACAG AGGCTCCAGTCTTCACTGTCAGAGGATGAAAAAGTCAGCATCAACTTTTACAAGAAAATAATTGAAGAACTGGGCCAGAAGCTGAAGGAACAGAATGCGATAATTTGTACTCAGAAAGAACAG attAAAGAACATTATTCAAAACCACCAGCAAGGATTACAGAATATGCta TACTTACTCCAACACCACAGGTTCCTGTTGCCAAACCAGTGACACATG AGCAAGCATTATCAGAACATATACTGGAACCTATAGAGGAGCTTTCAGAGGAGGATAAAG TTTCAGATTCGACAAACATTTTAGAAAATGAGACTGATTGCAACCAGCTTCTGATTAGGGCCTTGAAGAAAAATCCTTCATTAACCAAGGAATTACGCCCAATCTTAGAGCAGACTGTGGAAGACAAACTGGAAACTCTTGGTCTGAAACCA gGACTCTCCAGTGGCATTTCCAGTGACCACCTTAATAAAATCATGGTTACAATGGAATCAcaaagagaaaagaaagaaaagaaaatgcctgATTTTCAAAACATCCGAGAACATCTTGCTGATAAATTGAGGATCAAGGCCCAGGAAAGGAGAGCTACACTAAGCTCAGTGTTACAGATGTCTACTTTTGATCACCTGTCTTCAG ataAGCAGAAGAAAAGCAGATCAAATAGTTTGCCAACAAGTCAGAGGCCACAAATGATGTCAAAATCAAACAAGAAGGTGTCGCCACAGCCTGTGTTTCGAACAAAGACGCCAgctccaaaaacacacacaccaaa AACTCCTCCATTCAGCTCAGAAGAAGACTCAGAAGGCGAATCTTTTCGAAAACCTCACAAAGAGCCTAAAGTTATCCTGTCAAACACTCCAGTTCCCAGTAGCATTAAAACAATGGTCAAGTCTGTTGAGAGCGACACTGACTGGACAGAGGAAAGTGAGATTGATCCCAAACGGCTGCAAGGTTATAAAAAAGAAGCCACAGAAACAAACTTACTGA GTACTAATATCCAAGAAATGATTGGAGATATTGAAAAACAACTAGCTAGTCGAGGAGCCAAGAAAAAGCCAGTTGGCGGTGTAGATGCATTACAAGTGCCGAAAAGAAAAGAGGTGATTCAAGAACTGAAG TTTTCAGAAGTAGATGACGATGACTGGGATATTTCTTCTTTAGAAGAAGATAAGCCTCCAGCAGCAAAACTTGAGAAAGGCCAGCCTGCTTTCATAGTCAGAAAGAGCTTTGAGTCAAATTCATCCACTAATACCAGTATCTGGGGCCCTTCAACCACGAAAGGAGTTCATAGAA
- the LOC117405889 gene encoding cilium assembly protein DZIP1-like isoform X1 has product MPFYNNVYYPFSSETPGTLSSAGIPSLLNSPQSQYPSSIPSRSAPAPVPAITGMVGGHLPAFKFRARDESVDWRRISVINVDRVASELDINTLQENIMAITFCNMDNERCPYCQNPVDPVLLKLFRLAQFNVEYLLHSQECLTCSLHTAEERITALGQEKEQIRGGMVKQSEEIQSLKEECKRRKKIITTQQTMIQAGVGNYHKCQHCDKAFMNYSFLQSHTQRRHLGEYDIAEKQKKGQTGKLQDEINKLKEQLELTRSQLETEQHAYMEKLSKEHEYQRTKEEEIIKRFEQWKDEEKDKLGGEIGKMREMFIKEFKELSTKNTALENELLEMKKSNVQLKSNIGVLKEDRDTDIKGEKNRYHEDLQSLKELLQKQEEKWTERIQKVHKEHDKEKDQLQSDLQRLQSSLSEDEKVSINFYKKIIEELGQKLKEQNAIICTQKEQIKEHYSKPPARITEYAILTPTPQVPVAKPVTHEQALSEHILEPIEELSEEDKVSDSTNILENETDCNQLLIRALKKNPSLTKELRPILEQTVEDKLETLGLKPGLSSGISSDHLNKIMVTMESQREKKEKKMPDFQNIREHLADKLRIKAQERRATLSSVLQMSTFDHLSSDKQKKSRSNSLPTSQRPQMMSKSNKKVSPQPVFRTKTPAPKTHTPKTPPFSSEEDSEGESFRKPHKEPKVILSNTPVPSSIKTMVKSVESDTDWTEESEIDPKRLQGYKKEATETNLLSTNIQEMIGDIEKQLASRGAKKKPVGGVDALQVPKRKEVIQELKFSEVDDDDWDISSLEEDKPPAAKLEKGQPAFIVRKSFESNSSTNTSIWGPSTTKGVHRTGFPEGDTTSTFRSSLATVTDWSEISDI; this is encoded by the exons ATG ccATTTTACAACAACGTGTATTATCCGTTTTCATCTGAAACCCCAGGGACTCTGTCATCGGCTGGGATACCTTCCTTACTGAATTCTCCTCAGAGCCAGTATCCCTCCAGCATTCCCTCGCGGTCTGCACCAGCACCAGTGCCTGCAATAACAGGGATGGTTGGGGGCCATTTGCCAGCCTTTAAATTCAGAGCACGTGATGAGAGTGTGGACTGGAGGAGGATCAGTGTCATCAATGTGGACAGAGTGGCCAGCGAACTTGACATCAACACGCTGCAGGAGAACATCATGGCCATCACATTCTGCAACATGGACAACGAAAGGTGTCCTTATTGTCAGAACCCAGTGGATCCAGTACTGCTGAAGCTTTTCAGGCTGGCCCAGTTCAATGTGGAATACCTGCTTCACTCTCAGGAATGTCTCACTTGCAGTCTGCACACTGCAGAGGAGAGGATAACTGCTTTGGGGCAGGAGAAAGAACAGATTAGGGGGGGAATGGTAAAGCAATCAGAGGAGATTCAATCGCTGAAGGAAGAATGCAAACGCAGGAAAAAGATCATCACCACCCAGCAGACAATGATTCAGGCTGGTGTCGGTAATTACCACAAG TGTCAGCATTGTGACAAGGCGTTCATGAACTACTCCTTTCTGCAAAGCCATACGCAACGACGTCACCTAGGAGAATATGATATTG CTGAAAAGCAGAAAAAAGGACAGACTGGTAAACTCCAAGATGAGATCAACAAGCTGAAGGAGCAGTTAGAGCTTACAAGATCCCAGCTAGAAACTGAACAACACGCATACATGGAAAAACTTTCCAAG GAACATGAATATCAGCGGACAAAGGAAGAAGAAATTATAAAGAGATTTGAACAGTGGAAGGATGAAGAAAAAGACAAGCTTGGTGGAGAAATAGGCAAAATGAGAGAGATGTTCATTAAAGAATTCAAGGAGTTGTCTACTAAAAACACTGCTTTAGAAAAT GAACTTTTAGAGATGAAGAAGTCCAATGTACAGTTGAAGTCTAACATTGGAGTTCTAAAGGAAGACAGAGACACTGACATTAAAGGGGAGAAAAATAGGTACCATGAGGATCTTCAAAGTCTTAAAGAGCTGCTTCAAAAACAG GAGGAAAAGTGGACTGAGAGGATACAGAAAGTTCACAAAGAACATGACAAGGAAAAGGATCAG CTTCAGAGTGACCTGCAGAGGCTCCAGTCTTCACTGTCAGAGGATGAAAAAGTCAGCATCAACTTTTACAAGAAAATAATTGAAGAACTGGGCCAGAAGCTGAAGGAACAGAATGCGATAATTTGTACTCAGAAAGAACAG attAAAGAACATTATTCAAAACCACCAGCAAGGATTACAGAATATGCta TACTTACTCCAACACCACAGGTTCCTGTTGCCAAACCAGTGACACATG AGCAAGCATTATCAGAACATATACTGGAACCTATAGAGGAGCTTTCAGAGGAGGATAAAG TTTCAGATTCGACAAACATTTTAGAAAATGAGACTGATTGCAACCAGCTTCTGATTAGGGCCTTGAAGAAAAATCCTTCATTAACCAAGGAATTACGCCCAATCTTAGAGCAGACTGTGGAAGACAAACTGGAAACTCTTGGTCTGAAACCA gGACTCTCCAGTGGCATTTCCAGTGACCACCTTAATAAAATCATGGTTACAATGGAATCAcaaagagaaaagaaagaaaagaaaatgcctgATTTTCAAAACATCCGAGAACATCTTGCTGATAAATTGAGGATCAAGGCCCAGGAAAGGAGAGCTACACTAAGCTCAGTGTTACAGATGTCTACTTTTGATCACCTGTCTTCAG ataAGCAGAAGAAAAGCAGATCAAATAGTTTGCCAACAAGTCAGAGGCCACAAATGATGTCAAAATCAAACAAGAAGGTGTCGCCACAGCCTGTGTTTCGAACAAAGACGCCAgctccaaaaacacacacaccaaa AACTCCTCCATTCAGCTCAGAAGAAGACTCAGAAGGCGAATCTTTTCGAAAACCTCACAAAGAGCCTAAAGTTATCCTGTCAAACACTCCAGTTCCCAGTAGCATTAAAACAATGGTCAAGTCTGTTGAGAGCGACACTGACTGGACAGAGGAAAGTGAGATTGATCCCAAACGGCTGCAAGGTTATAAAAAAGAAGCCACAGAAACAAACTTACTGA GTACTAATATCCAAGAAATGATTGGAGATATTGAAAAACAACTAGCTAGTCGAGGAGCCAAGAAAAAGCCAGTTGGCGGTGTAGATGCATTACAAGTGCCGAAAAGAAAAGAGGTGATTCAAGAACTGAAG TTTTCAGAAGTAGATGACGATGACTGGGATATTTCTTCTTTAGAAGAAGATAAGCCTCCAGCAGCAAAACTTGAGAAAGGCCAGCCTGCTTTCATAGTCAGAAAGAGCTTTGAGTCAAATTCATCCACTAATACCAGTATCTGGGGCCCTTCAACCACGAAAGGAGTTCATAGAA
- the LOC117405889 gene encoding cilium assembly protein DZIP1-like isoform X2, which yields MPFYNNVYYPFSSETPGTLSSAGIPSLLNSPQSQYPSSIPSRSAPAPVPAITGMVGGHLPAFKFRARDESVDWRRISVINVDRVASELDINTLQENIMAITFCNMDNERCPYCQNPVDPVLLKLFRLAQFNVEYLLHSQECLTCSLHTAEERITALGQEKEQIRGGMVKQSEEIQSLKEECKRRKKIITTQQTMIQAGVGNYHKCQHCDKAFMNYSFLQSHTQRRHLGEYDIAEKQKKGQTGKLQDEINKLKEQLELTRSQLETEQHAYMEKLSKEHEYQRTKEEEIIKRFEQWKDEEKDKLGGEIGKMREMFIKEFKELSTKNTALENELLEMKKSNVQLKSNIGVLKEDRDTDIKGEKNRYHEDLQSLKELLQKQEEKWTERIQKVHKEHDKEKDQLQSDLQRLQSSLSEDEKVSINFYKKIIEELGQKLKEQNAIICTQKEQIKEHYSKPPARITEYAILTPTPQVPVAKPVTHEQALSEHILEPIEELSEEDKVSDSTNILENETDCNQLLIRALKKNPSLTKELRPILEQTVEDKLETLGLKPGLSSGISSDHLNKIMVTMESQREKKEKKMPDFQNIREHLADKLRIKAQERRATLSSVLQMSTFDHLSSDKQKKSRSNSLPTSQRPQMMSKSNKKVSPQPVFRTKTPAPKTHTPKTPPFSSEEDSEGESFRKPHKEPKVILSNTPVPSSIKTMVKSVESDTDWTEESEIDPKRLQGYKKEATETNLLSTNIQEMIGDIEKQLASRGAKKKPVGGVDALQVPKRKEVIQELKFSEVDDDDWDISSLEEDKPPAAKLEKGQPAFIVRKSFESNSSTNTSIWGPSTTKGVHRRFPEGDTTSTFRSSLATVTDWSEISDI from the exons ATG ccATTTTACAACAACGTGTATTATCCGTTTTCATCTGAAACCCCAGGGACTCTGTCATCGGCTGGGATACCTTCCTTACTGAATTCTCCTCAGAGCCAGTATCCCTCCAGCATTCCCTCGCGGTCTGCACCAGCACCAGTGCCTGCAATAACAGGGATGGTTGGGGGCCATTTGCCAGCCTTTAAATTCAGAGCACGTGATGAGAGTGTGGACTGGAGGAGGATCAGTGTCATCAATGTGGACAGAGTGGCCAGCGAACTTGACATCAACACGCTGCAGGAGAACATCATGGCCATCACATTCTGCAACATGGACAACGAAAGGTGTCCTTATTGTCAGAACCCAGTGGATCCAGTACTGCTGAAGCTTTTCAGGCTGGCCCAGTTCAATGTGGAATACCTGCTTCACTCTCAGGAATGTCTCACTTGCAGTCTGCACACTGCAGAGGAGAGGATAACTGCTTTGGGGCAGGAGAAAGAACAGATTAGGGGGGGAATGGTAAAGCAATCAGAGGAGATTCAATCGCTGAAGGAAGAATGCAAACGCAGGAAAAAGATCATCACCACCCAGCAGACAATGATTCAGGCTGGTGTCGGTAATTACCACAAG TGTCAGCATTGTGACAAGGCGTTCATGAACTACTCCTTTCTGCAAAGCCATACGCAACGACGTCACCTAGGAGAATATGATATTG CTGAAAAGCAGAAAAAAGGACAGACTGGTAAACTCCAAGATGAGATCAACAAGCTGAAGGAGCAGTTAGAGCTTACAAGATCCCAGCTAGAAACTGAACAACACGCATACATGGAAAAACTTTCCAAG GAACATGAATATCAGCGGACAAAGGAAGAAGAAATTATAAAGAGATTTGAACAGTGGAAGGATGAAGAAAAAGACAAGCTTGGTGGAGAAATAGGCAAAATGAGAGAGATGTTCATTAAAGAATTCAAGGAGTTGTCTACTAAAAACACTGCTTTAGAAAAT GAACTTTTAGAGATGAAGAAGTCCAATGTACAGTTGAAGTCTAACATTGGAGTTCTAAAGGAAGACAGAGACACTGACATTAAAGGGGAGAAAAATAGGTACCATGAGGATCTTCAAAGTCTTAAAGAGCTGCTTCAAAAACAG GAGGAAAAGTGGACTGAGAGGATACAGAAAGTTCACAAAGAACATGACAAGGAAAAGGATCAG CTTCAGAGTGACCTGCAGAGGCTCCAGTCTTCACTGTCAGAGGATGAAAAAGTCAGCATCAACTTTTACAAGAAAATAATTGAAGAACTGGGCCAGAAGCTGAAGGAACAGAATGCGATAATTTGTACTCAGAAAGAACAG attAAAGAACATTATTCAAAACCACCAGCAAGGATTACAGAATATGCta TACTTACTCCAACACCACAGGTTCCTGTTGCCAAACCAGTGACACATG AGCAAGCATTATCAGAACATATACTGGAACCTATAGAGGAGCTTTCAGAGGAGGATAAAG TTTCAGATTCGACAAACATTTTAGAAAATGAGACTGATTGCAACCAGCTTCTGATTAGGGCCTTGAAGAAAAATCCTTCATTAACCAAGGAATTACGCCCAATCTTAGAGCAGACTGTGGAAGACAAACTGGAAACTCTTGGTCTGAAACCA gGACTCTCCAGTGGCATTTCCAGTGACCACCTTAATAAAATCATGGTTACAATGGAATCAcaaagagaaaagaaagaaaagaaaatgcctgATTTTCAAAACATCCGAGAACATCTTGCTGATAAATTGAGGATCAAGGCCCAGGAAAGGAGAGCTACACTAAGCTCAGTGTTACAGATGTCTACTTTTGATCACCTGTCTTCAG ataAGCAGAAGAAAAGCAGATCAAATAGTTTGCCAACAAGTCAGAGGCCACAAATGATGTCAAAATCAAACAAGAAGGTGTCGCCACAGCCTGTGTTTCGAACAAAGACGCCAgctccaaaaacacacacaccaaa AACTCCTCCATTCAGCTCAGAAGAAGACTCAGAAGGCGAATCTTTTCGAAAACCTCACAAAGAGCCTAAAGTTATCCTGTCAAACACTCCAGTTCCCAGTAGCATTAAAACAATGGTCAAGTCTGTTGAGAGCGACACTGACTGGACAGAGGAAAGTGAGATTGATCCCAAACGGCTGCAAGGTTATAAAAAAGAAGCCACAGAAACAAACTTACTGA GTACTAATATCCAAGAAATGATTGGAGATATTGAAAAACAACTAGCTAGTCGAGGAGCCAAGAAAAAGCCAGTTGGCGGTGTAGATGCATTACAAGTGCCGAAAAGAAAAGAGGTGATTCAAGAACTGAAG TTTTCAGAAGTAGATGACGATGACTGGGATATTTCTTCTTTAGAAGAAGATAAGCCTCCAGCAGCAAAACTTGAGAAAGGCCAGCCTGCTTTCATAGTCAGAAAGAGCTTTGAGTCAAATTCATCCACTAATACCAGTATCTGGGGCCCTTCAACCACGAAAGGAGTTCATAGAA
- the LOC117405889 gene encoding cilium assembly protein DZIP1-like isoform X5: MVGGHLPAFKFRARDESVDWRRISVINVDRVASELDINTLQENIMAITFCNMDNERCPYCQNPVDPVLLKLFRLAQFNVEYLLHSQECLTCSLHTAEERITALGQEKEQIRGGMVKQSEEIQSLKEECKRRKKIITTQQTMIQAGVGNYHKCQHCDKAFMNYSFLQSHTQRRHLGEYDIAEKQKKGQTGKLQDEINKLKEQLELTRSQLETEQHAYMEKLSKEHEYQRTKEEEIIKRFEQWKDEEKDKLGGEIGKMREMFIKEFKELSTKNTALENELLEMKKSNVQLKSNIGVLKEDRDTDIKGEKNRYHEDLQSLKELLQKQEEKWTERIQKVHKEHDKEKDQLQSDLQRLQSSLSEDEKVSINFYKKIIEELGQKLKEQNAIICTQKEQIKEHYSKPPARITEYAILTPTPQVPVAKPVTHEQALSEHILEPIEELSEEDKVSDSTNILENETDCNQLLIRALKKNPSLTKELRPILEQTVEDKLETLGLKPGLSSGISSDHLNKIMVTMESQREKKEKKMPDFQNIREHLADKLRIKAQERRATLSSVLQMSTFDHLSSDKQKKSRSNSLPTSQRPQMMSKSNKKVSPQPVFRTKTPAPKTHTPKTPPFSSEEDSEGESFRKPHKEPKVILSNTPVPSSIKTMVKSVESDTDWTEESEIDPKRLQGYKKEATETNLLSTNIQEMIGDIEKQLASRGAKKKPVGGVDALQVPKRKEVIQELKFSEVDDDDWDISSLEEDKPPAAKLEKGQPAFIVRKSFESNSSTNTSIWGPSTTKGVHRTGFPEGDTTSTFRSSLATVTDWSEISDI; this comes from the exons ATGGTTGGGGGCCATTTGCCAGCCTTTAAATTCAGAGCACGTGATGAGAGTGTGGACTGGAGGAGGATCAGTGTCATCAATGTGGACAGAGTGGCCAGCGAACTTGACATCAACACGCTGCAGGAGAACATCATGGCCATCACATTCTGCAACATGGACAACGAAAGGTGTCCTTATTGTCAGAACCCAGTGGATCCAGTACTGCTGAAGCTTTTCAGGCTGGCCCAGTTCAATGTGGAATACCTGCTTCACTCTCAGGAATGTCTCACTTGCAGTCTGCACACTGCAGAGGAGAGGATAACTGCTTTGGGGCAGGAGAAAGAACAGATTAGGGGGGGAATGGTAAAGCAATCAGAGGAGATTCAATCGCTGAAGGAAGAATGCAAACGCAGGAAAAAGATCATCACCACCCAGCAGACAATGATTCAGGCTGGTGTCGGTAATTACCACAAG TGTCAGCATTGTGACAAGGCGTTCATGAACTACTCCTTTCTGCAAAGCCATACGCAACGACGTCACCTAGGAGAATATGATATTG CTGAAAAGCAGAAAAAAGGACAGACTGGTAAACTCCAAGATGAGATCAACAAGCTGAAGGAGCAGTTAGAGCTTACAAGATCCCAGCTAGAAACTGAACAACACGCATACATGGAAAAACTTTCCAAG GAACATGAATATCAGCGGACAAAGGAAGAAGAAATTATAAAGAGATTTGAACAGTGGAAGGATGAAGAAAAAGACAAGCTTGGTGGAGAAATAGGCAAAATGAGAGAGATGTTCATTAAAGAATTCAAGGAGTTGTCTACTAAAAACACTGCTTTAGAAAAT GAACTTTTAGAGATGAAGAAGTCCAATGTACAGTTGAAGTCTAACATTGGAGTTCTAAAGGAAGACAGAGACACTGACATTAAAGGGGAGAAAAATAGGTACCATGAGGATCTTCAAAGTCTTAAAGAGCTGCTTCAAAAACAG GAGGAAAAGTGGACTGAGAGGATACAGAAAGTTCACAAAGAACATGACAAGGAAAAGGATCAG CTTCAGAGTGACCTGCAGAGGCTCCAGTCTTCACTGTCAGAGGATGAAAAAGTCAGCATCAACTTTTACAAGAAAATAATTGAAGAACTGGGCCAGAAGCTGAAGGAACAGAATGCGATAATTTGTACTCAGAAAGAACAG attAAAGAACATTATTCAAAACCACCAGCAAGGATTACAGAATATGCta TACTTACTCCAACACCACAGGTTCCTGTTGCCAAACCAGTGACACATG AGCAAGCATTATCAGAACATATACTGGAACCTATAGAGGAGCTTTCAGAGGAGGATAAAG TTTCAGATTCGACAAACATTTTAGAAAATGAGACTGATTGCAACCAGCTTCTGATTAGGGCCTTGAAGAAAAATCCTTCATTAACCAAGGAATTACGCCCAATCTTAGAGCAGACTGTGGAAGACAAACTGGAAACTCTTGGTCTGAAACCA gGACTCTCCAGTGGCATTTCCAGTGACCACCTTAATAAAATCATGGTTACAATGGAATCAcaaagagaaaagaaagaaaagaaaatgcctgATTTTCAAAACATCCGAGAACATCTTGCTGATAAATTGAGGATCAAGGCCCAGGAAAGGAGAGCTACACTAAGCTCAGTGTTACAGATGTCTACTTTTGATCACCTGTCTTCAG ataAGCAGAAGAAAAGCAGATCAAATAGTTTGCCAACAAGTCAGAGGCCACAAATGATGTCAAAATCAAACAAGAAGGTGTCGCCACAGCCTGTGTTTCGAACAAAGACGCCAgctccaaaaacacacacaccaaa AACTCCTCCATTCAGCTCAGAAGAAGACTCAGAAGGCGAATCTTTTCGAAAACCTCACAAAGAGCCTAAAGTTATCCTGTCAAACACTCCAGTTCCCAGTAGCATTAAAACAATGGTCAAGTCTGTTGAGAGCGACACTGACTGGACAGAGGAAAGTGAGATTGATCCCAAACGGCTGCAAGGTTATAAAAAAGAAGCCACAGAAACAAACTTACTGA GTACTAATATCCAAGAAATGATTGGAGATATTGAAAAACAACTAGCTAGTCGAGGAGCCAAGAAAAAGCCAGTTGGCGGTGTAGATGCATTACAAGTGCCGAAAAGAAAAGAGGTGATTCAAGAACTGAAG TTTTCAGAAGTAGATGACGATGACTGGGATATTTCTTCTTTAGAAGAAGATAAGCCTCCAGCAGCAAAACTTGAGAAAGGCCAGCCTGCTTTCATAGTCAGAAAGAGCTTTGAGTCAAATTCATCCACTAATACCAGTATCTGGGGCCCTTCAACCACGAAAGGAGTTCATAGAA